In Sebaldella termitidis ATCC 33386, one DNA window encodes the following:
- a CDS encoding Hsp20/alpha crystallin family protein translates to MNKKFLPIKSTFFDDLIKRDNFFKDNLFDDFLNFKSSLPALNVSEDDYNYQIDVAYPGAKKENFTVHIKDNNLVIKYENKAENKVEEKNYHKKEFSSESFIRTLEIPQNCDIENIKSKYEDGVLNINIPKLEKPEENIKIVDIE, encoded by the coding sequence ATGAATAAAAAATTTTTACCTATTAAATCAACTTTTTTTGATGATTTGATTAAAAGAGATAATTTTTTCAAAGATAATCTCTTTGACGATTTTTTAAATTTCAAATCTTCACTTCCGGCACTTAATGTTTCAGAAGATGATTATAATTATCAGATTGATGTTGCTTATCCCGGAGCAAAAAAAGAAAATTTTACCGTTCATATAAAGGATAATAATCTGGTTATCAAATATGAAAATAAAGCTGAAAATAAAGTAGAAGAAAAAAATTATCATAAAAAAGAGTTTTCTTCTGAGTCATTTATAAGAACTCTTGAAATACCCCAAAACTGTGATATTGAAAATATCAAAAGCAAATATGAGGATGGTGTACTCAATATAAATATTCCTAAACTGGAAAAACCAGAAGAAAATATAAAAATTGTGGATATCGAGTAA